A genomic window from Brevibacillus agri includes:
- a CDS encoding DEAD/DEAH box helicase, with amino-acid sequence MPNIPVSFDTSWISPLTERMHEDGPWDKWELFKLALEAEEAMAVREFDQLQCLKYLPLLSPFPHQLQTAERVLNDMRGRAILADEVGLGKTIEAGLIMKEYMVRGLAKKILVLVPASLVIQWTKELQQKFGIPAVAQKKEYMWRQHEVVVASIDTAKRDPHRRHVLDIDYDMLIIDEAHKLKNKRTRNYQFVKEIRKKYCLLLTATPIQNEMDELYNLINLLKPGHLGHSTSFSSNYVEGKRQSKNSDKLREEIEKVMIRNKRSDGGIQFTSRRVQSIPIELSQEEMELYEGVTRFVRDQYQTGAGLFNSLALITLQREVCSSKEASFMTLYNMHQRTSEDSPLRGRILELVEMIKRIETHSKAAKTVELIQEINDKVIIFTEYRATQNYLQKYLHDHGITSVPFRGGFKRSKKDWMTDLFQNRAQVLIATEAGGEGINLQFCNQVINYDMPWNPMRVEQRIGRVHRLGQKRDVHIYNLSTVGTIEEHILKLLYEKIDLFEMVIGELDDIVERLNLNSSLEENLTQIIMDSKSAREMALKLDNMGHAIRASRQQHASPALSEAAEQ; translated from the coding sequence ATGCCGAATATTCCTGTTTCATTTGACACGAGCTGGATATCCCCGCTGACGGAGCGAATGCACGAAGACGGCCCCTGGGACAAGTGGGAGCTGTTCAAGCTGGCGCTGGAAGCGGAAGAGGCCATGGCTGTTCGCGAGTTCGATCAGTTGCAATGCCTGAAATACTTGCCGCTGCTCTCCCCGTTTCCCCACCAGTTGCAAACGGCGGAGCGAGTGCTCAACGACATGCGCGGACGCGCGATCCTCGCCGACGAGGTCGGACTGGGCAAGACGATCGAAGCCGGGCTGATTATGAAGGAGTACATGGTCAGGGGTCTGGCGAAAAAAATTCTCGTGCTCGTCCCCGCCTCCCTCGTCATCCAATGGACGAAGGAGTTGCAGCAAAAATTCGGGATTCCCGCCGTGGCGCAAAAAAAGGAGTACATGTGGCGGCAGCATGAAGTCGTCGTCGCCTCCATCGACACGGCGAAACGAGATCCGCACCGCCGCCACGTCCTCGACATCGACTACGACATGCTGATTATCGACGAGGCGCACAAGCTGAAAAACAAACGGACGCGAAACTATCAGTTCGTGAAGGAAATTCGCAAAAAATATTGCCTGCTGCTCACGGCTACGCCGATCCAGAACGAAATGGACGAGCTGTACAACCTGATTAATTTGTTGAAGCCGGGGCACCTCGGCCACTCCACGTCGTTTTCCTCCAATTACGTCGAAGGAAAGCGACAGTCGAAAAACAGCGACAAATTGCGCGAAGAAATTGAAAAGGTGATGATTCGCAACAAGCGAAGCGACGGCGGCATCCAGTTCACCAGTCGCCGCGTCCAGTCGATTCCGATTGAGCTGTCGCAGGAAGAGATGGAGCTGTACGAGGGCGTCACCCGCTTTGTGCGCGACCAGTACCAGACAGGAGCTGGCCTGTTCAACTCGCTCGCCTTGATTACGTTGCAGCGCGAGGTTTGCTCCAGCAAGGAAGCCTCGTTCATGACGCTGTACAACATGCACCAGCGCACCAGCGAAGACTCCCCCCTGCGCGGCCGAATTTTGGAGCTGGTGGAGATGATTAAGCGGATCGAGACGCATTCCAAGGCGGCCAAAACGGTCGAGCTGATCCAGGAGATCAACGACAAAGTCATCATTTTCACCGAGTACCGGGCGACGCAAAACTACCTGCAAAAATATTTGCATGACCACGGCATTACTTCTGTGCCGTTTCGCGGCGGCTTCAAGCGCAGCAAAAAAGACTGGATGACCGATTTGTTTCAAAACCGCGCGCAAGTACTGATCGCCACAGAGGCTGGCGGGGAAGGGATCAACCTGCAGTTTTGCAACCAGGTCATCAACTACGACATGCCGTGGAACCCGATGCGCGTCGAGCAGCGGATCGGCCGTGTCCACCGTCTCGGCCAGAAGCGGGACGTGCACATTTACAATTTGTCCACCGTCGGCACGATTGAGGAGCACATTTTGAAGCTGCTGTACGAAAAAATCGACCTGTTCGAGATGGTCATCGGCGAACTGGACGACATCGTGGAGCGGCTGAATCTCAACTCGTCGCTGGAAGAAAATTTGACGCAGATCATCATGGATTCCAAATCGGCCCGCGAAATGGCGTTGAAGCTCGACAACATGGGCCACGCCATCCGCGCCAGCAGACAGCAGCACGCATCCCCTGCCCTGTCGGAAGCGGCAGAGCAGTAG
- a CDS encoding YkuS family protein encodes MARVAVEKSLSQIRKMLCDNGYDVVDLGNWQQVVDAIVITGQDINVLGDQNKTITGASVINAEGMTADEVFHAVHERLSPTDHH; translated from the coding sequence ATGGCGAGAGTAGCGGTAGAAAAGTCCCTTTCCCAGATTCGCAAAATGCTGTGCGATAACGGCTATGATGTCGTCGATTTGGGAAACTGGCAACAGGTGGTCGACGCGATCGTGATTACGGGTCAGGATATAAACGTCTTGGGCGATCAGAACAAGACGATTACAGGTGCGTCGGTAATCAATGCAGAGGGAATGACGGCCGATGAAGTTTTTCATGCCGTACACGAACGCCTTTCCCCAACCGATCATCATTGA
- a CDS encoding stalk domain-containing protein has protein sequence MKTLQKTSLLVCVTILVMFGSIGIISYWPAISKWLETSQATGAEQTGADPFSYDPPLPSYVKDLHPVYKIQAELHTSEAKITGKMTVEFDNPQTADLRLYVYDYLWNKMTVKSIRYKDKPLAFERGLSTVKLANPLGAEMRGTLAIEFENPVPRRGTRFGVKDDIWTLTTWYPMLGAQNQQGKWYDPPQRVDFGDPFVYHYANYDVSFVSPKGYNWVSSWGRGSTKAVEGSKQLIRYEGKKLLNFALVGSPLYHVETIQMGPNLSVDIASVDKGNIQRIKTIAESVFPTYNDWYGPLPYPHVAIAETSTGTTYAMEYANLAIFKRDMYQRNLIDHWLPHEIAHLWWYNSVATLEASHGWLDEGLVELSVYHYLQNRYGAQSASTLLDEYNRDARRLQERYPNGSLDKPLQKFATEEEFHWTWYSKGALLFDHLRKQIGDDAYKRFLHRVQQNYHGSVIGAEHLDQALGQTLQGEAKYFVYATKKPNREGLGAVQLEPYITTIINNMSFYPSIPARATGGTVYLPLRELGEKMGLAISWDQEKQMIRVRGNGREVFVKERERFAIRDGQKLDLGHPLTEIKERTMVPLSFFADVFEWDTDYNPAEKTVKIQTRKASGKVAETK, from the coding sequence AAACCGGAGCCGATCCGTTTTCATACGATCCGCCGCTGCCTTCCTACGTGAAGGATTTGCATCCCGTCTACAAGATTCAAGCCGAATTACATACGTCTGAGGCCAAAATTACGGGGAAAATGACGGTCGAATTTGACAATCCGCAGACGGCAGACCTGCGTCTGTACGTCTACGATTATTTGTGGAACAAAATGACGGTCAAGTCGATCCGCTACAAAGACAAGCCGCTTGCCTTTGAACGCGGCCTGTCCACGGTCAAGCTGGCAAACCCGCTGGGAGCGGAAATGCGCGGGACGCTCGCGATCGAGTTTGAAAATCCGGTGCCGCGCAGAGGGACGCGCTTTGGCGTCAAGGACGACATCTGGACGCTGACGACGTGGTATCCGATGCTGGGCGCGCAAAACCAGCAAGGAAAATGGTACGATCCGCCGCAACGGGTAGATTTTGGCGATCCGTTCGTCTACCATTACGCCAACTACGACGTCTCCTTCGTCTCCCCGAAAGGCTACAACTGGGTCAGCTCGTGGGGCCGGGGCAGTACAAAGGCAGTCGAGGGCAGCAAGCAGCTAATCCGCTACGAGGGCAAAAAGCTGCTCAATTTCGCCTTGGTCGGCAGCCCGCTGTATCATGTGGAGACGATCCAGATGGGGCCGAACCTGTCTGTCGATATTGCGTCCGTGGACAAAGGCAACATCCAGCGGATCAAGACGATTGCGGAGTCGGTGTTTCCTACGTACAACGACTGGTACGGACCGCTTCCGTATCCGCACGTCGCGATTGCCGAGACGAGCACGGGCACGACGTATGCGATGGAGTACGCCAATCTCGCCATTTTCAAGCGCGACATGTACCAGCGCAATCTGATCGACCACTGGTTGCCGCATGAAATCGCCCATTTGTGGTGGTACAACAGCGTGGCGACGCTGGAAGCGTCTCACGGCTGGCTGGACGAAGGGCTTGTGGAGCTGAGCGTGTACCATTACTTGCAAAACCGGTACGGAGCGCAGTCGGCCTCCACGCTGCTCGATGAGTACAATCGCGACGCCCGCCGCTTGCAGGAGCGCTACCCCAACGGCAGCCTGGACAAGCCGTTGCAAAAGTTCGCGACCGAAGAAGAGTTCCATTGGACGTGGTATTCGAAAGGGGCGCTGCTGTTTGACCATTTGCGCAAGCAGATTGGCGATGACGCGTACAAACGTTTTCTGCACCGCGTGCAGCAAAACTACCACGGCAGCGTGATCGGGGCCGAGCATCTCGACCAGGCGCTGGGGCAAACGCTGCAAGGCGAAGCGAAATACTTCGTGTACGCGACGAAAAAGCCGAATCGCGAAGGCCTGGGCGCTGTGCAACTGGAGCCGTACATCACGACGATCATCAACAACATGAGCTTTTATCCGTCCATTCCGGCCAGGGCGACAGGCGGCACGGTGTATTTGCCGCTGCGCGAGCTGGGGGAAAAAATGGGGCTTGCCATAAGCTGGGATCAGGAAAAGCAGATGATTCGCGTAAGAGGCAATGGCCGAGAAGTGTTCGTCAAGGAGCGGGAACGATTCGCCATCCGCGATGGGCAAAAGCTCGACCTCGGTCATCCGCTGACGGAAATCAAGGAGCGCACGATGGTGCCGCTGTCGTTTTTCGCTGACGTATTCGAATGGGATACGGACTACAATCCAGCCGAGAAAACCGTAAAAATTCAAACGCGAAAAGCGAGTGGAAAGGTGGCGGAAACAAAATGA
- a CDS encoding YqzE family protein produces the protein MSFQEYLKYLTKLFVQYMDTPKDERRQRKAPREPWSARWFGAIPMSIRLLWRK, from the coding sequence ATGTCCTTTCAAGAGTATTTGAAGTACCTGACGAAATTGTTTGTCCAGTACATGGATACGCCAAAAGATGAACGGCGTCAGCGAAAGGCTCCGCGTGAGCCTTGGTCGGCACGCTGGTTCGGGGCGATCCCTATGTCGATCCGGCTGTTGTGGCGCAAATAA
- the gcvPA gene encoding aminomethyl-transferring glycine dehydrogenase subunit GcvPA: MKYRYLPQTDQDKREMLETLGISSVEELFADIPEEVRFKGALNIPEALSEPDLVKYFTRLANQNVNFSTHVNFLGAGVYQHYAPSTVNHMLLRGEFFTAYTPYQPEISQGELQAIFEFQTMVCELTGMEVANSSMYDGATSLAEAAMMAAGHTGKKRVIVSRAVHPEARGVLKTYAYGQGVELVEVGINNDGVTDTQALEALIDENTAAVIVQYPNFFGNVEDLAAVEPIAHGKGALFIVSSNPLALGVLEAPGKLGADIVVGDMQPFGIPASFGGPHCGYFATTTKLMRKMPGRIVGQTKDENGKRGFVLTLQAREQHIRREKATSNICSNQALLALAAAITLTALGKQGVQEMAMMNLQKAHYAKQALQAKGLEVVFAAPFFNEFVVKLSKPVAEVNKKLLDVGIIGGYDLGLDYPEYAGHTLLAVTELRTKEEIDTLAAELEAITRA, encoded by the coding sequence GTGAAATACCGCTACCTGCCCCAAACCGATCAGGACAAGCGCGAAATGCTCGAAACTCTCGGCATTTCCAGTGTAGAAGAACTGTTTGCAGACATCCCGGAAGAAGTGCGCTTCAAAGGGGCGCTGAACATTCCGGAAGCTCTGTCCGAGCCTGATCTGGTGAAATACTTCACGCGTCTGGCTAATCAAAACGTGAACTTCAGCACGCACGTCAACTTTTTGGGTGCTGGCGTTTACCAGCACTATGCGCCAAGCACAGTCAACCACATGTTGCTGCGCGGAGAATTTTTTACCGCCTATACGCCTTACCAGCCTGAAATCAGCCAGGGCGAGCTGCAAGCCATTTTTGAATTCCAGACTATGGTGTGTGAACTGACCGGAATGGAAGTAGCGAACTCCTCCATGTACGACGGAGCGACTTCCTTGGCAGAAGCGGCGATGATGGCGGCTGGTCACACTGGCAAAAAGCGCGTCATCGTTTCCCGTGCTGTGCACCCGGAAGCGCGCGGCGTTCTGAAAACATACGCGTACGGTCAAGGCGTAGAGCTGGTTGAAGTCGGCATCAACAACGACGGCGTAACCGACACACAAGCTCTGGAAGCGCTGATTGACGAAAACACAGCGGCCGTTATCGTGCAATATCCTAACTTCTTCGGAAACGTGGAAGACTTGGCAGCGGTCGAGCCGATTGCTCATGGCAAAGGCGCTCTGTTCATCGTTTCTTCCAACCCGCTTGCGCTGGGCGTATTGGAAGCGCCAGGCAAACTGGGCGCTGACATCGTGGTGGGCGACATGCAACCGTTCGGCATTCCGGCATCGTTTGGCGGTCCACACTGCGGATATTTCGCAACGACTACCAAGCTGATGCGTAAAATGCCAGGCCGGATCGTCGGGCAAACCAAAGACGAGAACGGCAAGCGCGGTTTCGTACTGACGCTGCAAGCTCGTGAACAGCATATCCGTCGTGAAAAAGCGACTTCGAACATTTGCTCCAACCAGGCTCTGTTGGCACTGGCGGCTGCGATCACCCTGACTGCGCTCGGAAAACAGGGCGTACAGGAAATGGCGATGATGAACTTGCAAAAAGCGCATTACGCCAAGCAAGCGCTGCAGGCAAAAGGTCTGGAAGTGGTCTTTGCCGCTCCATTCTTCAACGAATTCGTAGTCAAACTGTCCAAGCCGGTGGCAGAAGTGAACAAAAAGCTGCTTGACGTTGGCATCATCGGCGGCTACGATCTGGGACTGGATTACCCGGAATACGCGGGTCATACGCTGCTTGCGGTAACCGAGCTGCGGACCAAGGAAGAAATCGACACATTGGCGGCTGAATTGGAGGCGATCACACGTGCGTAA
- a CDS encoding YqhG family protein, which translates to MQANQVRQFVERYLATFSAHIVEAHPDYLTVKLPVEVDKDIGNRPFYWSWVDKMNLAYQPLVLTFAFHPDRMPDGLRAEHLHLGAARMQQIFASAKKHGRFLCMYEQNTASLPSTGKRRSTPLVPWLGLNLKVSLICDKRRDIMLYLGINLHQPRLVHDFSSFLFQLTLAPAIPDYFYTLDRKLSVEDALELARQEVDAIIAQEDQEWAVEARARLTEELDILAAYYEELARREPPAEQSETEAAEAEAVESPEQKASIPLPARDAVPAREAVVEAAQTLDEYRSSGGRILDFLRANGVQVTPREEINQEEWKKSTPEEEKQRRMDELRWQYEPRIEVHFINGGLFYLHSAPPVIKAHPAKTVRHLPASGRIM; encoded by the coding sequence ATGCAAGCCAACCAGGTCAGGCAATTTGTAGAGCGCTACCTCGCGACTTTTTCCGCGCACATCGTCGAAGCCCACCCGGATTACTTGACGGTCAAGCTTCCGGTCGAGGTCGACAAGGATATCGGCAACCGCCCGTTTTACTGGAGCTGGGTCGACAAAATGAACCTGGCCTACCAGCCGCTCGTGCTCACCTTTGCGTTTCACCCGGACCGGATGCCGGACGGGCTGCGGGCCGAGCATCTGCATCTGGGCGCTGCGCGCATGCAGCAAATTTTTGCCTCGGCGAAAAAGCACGGGCGCTTTTTATGCATGTACGAGCAAAATACCGCTTCCTTGCCAAGCACCGGCAAGCGTCGCTCCACGCCGCTCGTTCCCTGGCTCGGGCTCAACCTGAAAGTATCGCTCATCTGCGACAAACGGCGCGACATCATGCTCTATCTCGGGATCAACCTGCATCAGCCGCGCCTCGTGCACGACTTTTCCTCGTTTTTGTTTCAGTTGACGCTTGCGCCCGCGATCCCGGACTACTTTTACACGCTCGACCGGAAGCTGTCTGTGGAAGACGCGCTGGAGCTGGCCCGGCAGGAGGTCGATGCGATCATCGCGCAGGAAGACCAGGAGTGGGCCGTAGAGGCGCGGGCGCGACTGACGGAGGAGCTGGACATCCTCGCCGCCTACTACGAAGAGCTGGCCCGACGAGAGCCGCCTGCCGAACAGAGCGAGACAGAAGCAGCCGAGGCGGAAGCGGTAGAGTCCCCGGAGCAAAAAGCCTCGATCCCGCTGCCTGCGCGCGACGCCGTCCCCGCCAGGGAGGCTGTTGTCGAAGCTGCGCAGACGCTTGACGAATACCGCTCTTCCGGCGGGCGAATCCTCGACTTTTTACGTGCCAATGGCGTCCAGGTGACGCCGCGCGAGGAAATCAACCAGGAGGAATGGAAAAAAAGCACGCCGGAAGAAGAAAAACAGCGACGGATGGACGAGCTGCGCTGGCAGTACGAGCCGCGCATCGAGGTTCATTTTATTAACGGCGGACTGTTTTACTTGCACTCTGCTCCGCCTGTCATTAAAGCGCATCCGGCAAAAACGGTGCGCCATCTCCCCGCATCCGGGCGAATCATGTAA
- a CDS encoding shikimate kinase, giving the protein MKNLILVGFMGTGKTTVGVALADSLGIAHHDLDAAIIEKEGCSIPELFARHGETYFRDAESRLLSQLLDDGPQVLTTGGGAVLRKQNVEIMLAKGTVIALYASEEELIRRLENDTSRPLLSGGVAERVKTLMAERAGAYDFAPIQVDTTGKSLEAIVDEIKAQVVESAKDGKQ; this is encoded by the coding sequence ATGAAAAACTTGATTCTGGTCGGCTTTATGGGAACCGGAAAGACGACGGTCGGCGTCGCGCTGGCCGATTCTTTGGGAATCGCGCACCATGACCTGGATGCCGCGATCATCGAAAAGGAAGGCTGCTCCATCCCGGAGCTGTTCGCCCGGCACGGGGAGACGTATTTTCGCGATGCGGAGTCCCGCCTGCTGTCACAGCTTCTGGACGATGGTCCGCAAGTTTTGACGACAGGCGGAGGAGCTGTCCTGCGCAAGCAAAATGTCGAGATCATGCTGGCAAAAGGAACCGTGATCGCGCTTTATGCCAGCGAAGAAGAATTAATCAGGCGGCTGGAAAACGATACTTCGCGCCCGCTGCTTTCCGGCGGGGTGGCAGAACGTGTGAAAACATTGATGGCGGAACGCGCGGGGGCGTACGATTTTGCCCCGATCCAGGTGGATACGACCGGAAAAAGCCTGGAGGCGATCGTGGACGAAATTAAGGCGCAGGTGGTTGAAAGCGCAAAAGACGGGAAACAATAA
- the gcvT gene encoding glycine cleavage system aminomethyltransferase GcvT — protein sequence MSNLKRTPLFDSYAKYGAKTIDFGGWELPVQFSSIGQEHEAVRTKAGLFDVSHMGEVDVKGESALEYLQRVTTNDVSKLAVGQAQYSVLCYPDGGTVDDLLVYKYADDHYLLVINAGNIDKDFAWLEEHLIPGVTIENISPQTAQIAIQGPLAESILQKLTATDLSKIGFFRFERDVEVAGISALVSRTGYTGEDGFEIYLPAERAAELWDALLEAGKEDGLLPCGLGARDTLRFEAKLPLYGQELSKDITPIEAGIGFAVKVDKEVPFIGQEVLKAQKENGAPRKLVGIEMIDRGIPRTHYPVYVGEELVGEVTTGTQSPTLKKNVGLALVKSEHAALGTQLEVEIRGKRLKAEVVAAPFYKRPKN from the coding sequence ATGTCCAATCTGAAAAGAACGCCACTGTTTGATTCCTACGCAAAATACGGCGCCAAGACAATCGACTTCGGCGGCTGGGAGCTGCCTGTACAGTTTTCCAGCATTGGCCAGGAGCACGAAGCCGTTCGGACGAAAGCAGGTCTGTTTGATGTATCCCACATGGGAGAAGTAGACGTAAAAGGCGAGAGTGCGCTCGAATACTTGCAGCGCGTCACCACCAACGACGTGTCCAAGCTGGCTGTCGGGCAAGCGCAGTACAGCGTGCTCTGCTACCCGGACGGCGGTACGGTCGACGATCTGCTCGTTTACAAATACGCGGACGACCATTACCTGCTTGTCATCAACGCAGGAAACATTGACAAAGACTTTGCATGGCTGGAAGAGCACCTGATTCCGGGTGTCACGATTGAAAACATTTCGCCGCAAACGGCGCAAATCGCCATTCAAGGGCCTTTGGCCGAGTCGATTTTGCAAAAGCTGACCGCCACAGACCTGTCGAAAATCGGCTTCTTCCGTTTCGAGCGCGACGTAGAGGTCGCTGGCATTTCCGCGCTGGTATCCCGCACAGGCTATACAGGCGAGGACGGCTTTGAAATTTACCTGCCTGCAGAGCGTGCCGCTGAACTGTGGGACGCGTTGCTTGAAGCGGGCAAGGAAGACGGGCTTCTGCCTTGCGGACTTGGCGCGCGCGACACGCTGCGCTTCGAAGCGAAGCTGCCGCTGTACGGCCAGGAGCTGAGCAAGGACATCACGCCGATTGAAGCAGGCATCGGCTTCGCGGTGAAGGTGGACAAAGAAGTGCCGTTCATCGGCCAAGAGGTGCTCAAGGCGCAAAAAGAAAACGGCGCGCCGCGCAAGCTCGTCGGCATCGAGATGATCGACCGCGGCATTCCGCGCACGCACTATCCGGTCTACGTCGGCGAAGAGCTGGTGGGCGAAGTGACGACAGGCACGCAGTCCCCTACCTTGAAGAAAAACGTCGGATTGGCGCTCGTGAAAAGCGAACATGCGGCGCTTGGCACCCAACTGGAAGTGGAAATTCGCGGAAAACGCCTCAAAGCAGAGGTTGTCGCCGCTCCGTTTTATAAACGTCCGAAAAACTAA